The Alkalihalophilus pseudofirmus nucleotide sequence AATCCTCAAAATACGGACTCATCTTCATGTGTAATATCCCTTTTCTTGAAGGGTCAAGTTCTCGCACGATTGAAGGATAAGGAAGCATTCTAGAAGAGAAGTCTTTAATTGTGGAATGTACTTCTAACCCATCATTCATATGTATGATCACTTCATCTGATTCCGTCTCAGTCTGCGAATAGAAAATCTCTGACATTCGTGCGATTAATTGTTCAGGTGTATTGATCAACTCTTGAGCAAATTCCGTCAAGGCTTCTCCCTGCTCCCACCCAATTAAAATAGGAGCATCTGCAGGAAATTGATGTCGTGGCAGTTCACTTAAAAATGTGCCGCTTTCTAGCAATGGGTAATACTTGCCATCCGAATATAAATAACCAATACGGGAATGCTCATGCACATTTAAGACAACTGTAGTTGGGAATTTTCGGCTGATTGTGACATTGGCAATTTCAGGACGAATCAATAAATGATTGCGGATTTCTTCTTCATCAAGATTCCACATGCTTGTCCCAGTTGTTAACTGAGAGCTCTCAATCACTTGGTCATCACTTATTAAAAAATTCCCTTCTACTTCTATCGTTCGTATATGACTTAAAGGAGATTGAAAATAGACCATTAATAATAATAACAAAAAGAAAAGCGATAAAAAGAACAGCAGCCTTCTGTTGGCTCTTTGCTTACGCTGTTCTTTTAGTGAAGGTATCCGCTCATTAATGGTAACCACTTTTTCATTACTCATTGTCCATCCCCCGATTATCGTCTCCGATACAATAGTATAATAGCCGAATCCTTTTTCATAGGTATATAAGAGGGGCTATCTTTACATTTGTTTAATTATACCATAGACAAACGAGAGATTCACTGATGTTTAAGGGGTTTTAAGCTTTCTTCCAATCATTTCTACTTCTGTCTCCATTTCAATTCCTTTTGACTCTTTAATCGTTTCTTTAGCATGCTTAATTAAATTCAACACATCTTCAGCTTTTGCACTGTCAACATTTACGATGAAATTTGCATGCATATCCGATATTTGAGCACCGCCAATTTGGTAGCCCTTTAAGCCAGCTTCTTCTATCAAAGCACCAGCATGGTTTGGCAGTGGATTACGGAACACACTGCCGCATGTTGGATGACTCCACGGCTGTGTTTCGCGGCGATAATCTTTATTCTTTTGCATGTGTTTAACAATCTCTTCTTTCTCACCCTTTTTAAGCTTAAAGACTGCTTCTACACAAATCCCCTTTTCATGTTGAAGGCGTGATGTACGGTAAGAGAACTCCATATCGCTTCCCTTAATCCATTCAAGGCGGCCATCAGGGTACAGAACACGCGCCTTGATTAGTATATCTGCTACTTCCGCCCCATGAGCACCAGCATTCATGAAAACAGCTCCGCCCACTGAACCTGGAATTCCCCCTGCAAACTCCAAACCAGATAGACCTTGGCGGCTGATAATCGTTACTAATTTAATTAACGGATAACCCCCGCCCACTGTAATTTCTTCATCATCAATCTCTAAATGATCTAAGCCTTTACCAAGCTTAATGACAACGCCTTCGATCCCTTCATCGGAAACAAGCAGATTAGAACCTCTGCCGATTGCACGCCAAGGGACTCCTGCTCCCTTCACTATTTCCATCGTATTGATTAAGCCTTCTATATTTGCTGGTTCAACTAAAACATCAGCTGGTCCGCCGATTTTCCATGTTGTGTGCTGGCTAAGCGGCTCACTCACTTTAATCGTTCCAACTTCTTTTTCTTTTAACTTTTGAATAACATGCTCCATTCTTACATCCCTCTTTCTACAATCCCGCATTCTTCTTGATGATTCTATTTTTTGTCGCCTCGTATATCTTCATATTCTATGTGTTTTGCTACTCAGCGTGAAACGTCTTTTAAGACATTCATTAAATCATTCGCTGCCGTTGGCACACCAAGCTTTAACGCGGCACCATGCATCTTTTCCCACGTTTCTTGTTCATTAAACACCGAATCAATATCTTGTAGTAATTGTTCACCATTCATTTCTTTTTCAAGACGAACAATGGCAGCCCCGCCTTCTTCAAGAGACCTTGCATTTTTCTCTTGATGGTTATTTGTCACATAAGGACTTGGGATAAGAAT carries:
- the murB gene encoding UDP-N-acetylmuramate dehydrogenase encodes the protein MEHVIQKLKEKEVGTIKVSEPLSQHTTWKIGGPADVLVEPANIEGLINTMEIVKGAGVPWRAIGRGSNLLVSDEGIEGVVIKLGKGLDHLEIDDEEITVGGGYPLIKLVTIISRQGLSGLEFAGGIPGSVGGAVFMNAGAHGAEVADILIKARVLYPDGRLEWIKGSDMEFSYRTSRLQHEKGICVEAVFKLKKGEKEEIVKHMQKNKDYRRETQPWSHPTCGSVFRNPLPNHAGALIEEAGLKGYQIGGAQISDMHANFIVNVDSAKAEDVLNLIKHAKETIKESKGIEMETEVEMIGRKLKTP
- a CDS encoding cell division protein FtsQ/DivIB — its product is MSNEKVVTINERIPSLKEQRKQRANRRLLFFLSLFFLLLLLMVYFQSPLSHIRTIEVEGNFLISDDQVIESSQLTTGTSMWNLDEEEIRNHLLIRPEIANVTISRKFPTTVVLNVHEHSRIGYLYSDGKYYPLLESGTFLSELPRHQFPADAPILIGWEQGEALTEFAQELINTPEQLIARMSEIFYSQTETESDEVIIHMNDGLEVHSTIKDFSSRMLPYPSIVRELDPSRKGILHMKMSPYFEDFDLEEEEDSEVESEG